From one Bifidobacterium sp. WK012_4_13 genomic stretch:
- a CDS encoding acetolactate synthase large subunit: MVLPTPLQAFSGVPNTPDDSAKQSAKTPASGTAANGETMTGAQALVRSLVDLGVKDVFGIPGGYILPAYDAIHDDTAFRFILSRHEQAAGHAAEGYAVTTGRVGVCLVTSGPGATNMVTPIADAMMDSVPLVVITGQVNVSSIGTDAFQEADIVGITYPVAKHSFLVTNAEDIPRVLTEAFYIARSGRPGPVVVDLTKTAQTGEMHYSWPQRMILPGYNPTTKAHGHVLTDAAKLFTTSYRPVLYVGGGAVRSDASREVKQLAELTGAPIVTTLQSRGIVPDSDHAVLGMLGMHGTVAATAAVQRCDLLVAIGARFDDRVTGNVDEFAPSARVIHIDIDPAEIGKNRYADVPIVGDVSQVLDDLIPEIERLQSVHGKPDLDSWWKTIDAWSESYPLSYDEPTDGSLAPQWVVEQLSKQSSPDTIWVSGVGQHQMWASQIIDFERAHTWVSSGGLGTMGYGLPAAIGAEIGSQRDFAGKKPVWLIDGDGSFQMTSEELAVAFFEHAPLKIAILNNSVYGMVRQWQTLFYEKHYSKTNLEDGLASENDDSIVDIPDFVTLAKAYGCVGIRAFTKEQALEAIDIANATNDRTVIIDFRVWKDAMVWPMVPAGRSNDDVMYKPGVMPLRYSPNQDGEATETAAAPDLPKAATPTTKNEG, encoded by the coding sequence ATGGTTTTGCCCACGCCTCTACAGGCATTCAGTGGGGTTCCCAACACCCCGGACGATTCAGCCAAGCAATCAGCAAAGACTCCCGCCAGCGGCACAGCCGCAAACGGCGAAACGATGACCGGAGCTCAGGCTCTGGTACGCTCGCTGGTCGATTTAGGCGTCAAGGACGTTTTCGGCATTCCGGGAGGATACATTCTTCCAGCCTATGACGCCATTCACGACGACACCGCATTCCGTTTCATCCTGTCTCGGCACGAGCAGGCCGCAGGTCATGCGGCGGAAGGATATGCCGTCACCACCGGACGCGTTGGCGTATGCCTGGTCACATCAGGTCCCGGGGCGACGAATATGGTCACGCCCATTGCGGATGCGATGATGGATTCCGTCCCACTCGTGGTGATCACTGGACAGGTCAATGTTTCTTCGATCGGCACCGATGCATTCCAGGAGGCCGACATCGTCGGCATCACATACCCGGTGGCCAAGCATTCATTTCTGGTGACCAATGCGGAAGACATTCCGCGCGTGCTCACAGAGGCCTTCTACATTGCCAGATCGGGACGTCCCGGTCCGGTCGTCGTCGATCTCACCAAGACGGCGCAGACAGGAGAGATGCACTATTCCTGGCCACAGCGCATGATCCTGCCAGGGTACAACCCAACGACCAAGGCGCATGGCCATGTGCTGACCGATGCCGCCAAGCTTTTCACCACCTCGTATCGTCCGGTGCTCTATGTCGGCGGTGGCGCCGTTCGCTCGGATGCCTCGCGAGAGGTGAAGCAGCTTGCCGAGCTCACTGGTGCGCCAATCGTCACCACGCTTCAGTCGCGTGGAATAGTGCCCGACTCGGATCATGCCGTGCTTGGCATGCTGGGAATGCATGGCACGGTCGCAGCCACCGCGGCGGTGCAGCGCTGCGATCTGCTGGTCGCCATCGGAGCTCGATTCGACGACCGGGTAACCGGCAACGTCGATGAATTCGCGCCTTCCGCACGCGTGATACATATTGACATCGACCCCGCGGAGATCGGAAAGAACCGTTATGCGGACGTTCCGATCGTCGGCGACGTGTCCCAGGTGCTGGACGACTTGATCCCCGAGATCGAACGTCTTCAGAGCGTTCATGGAAAGCCCGACCTGGATTCATGGTGGAAGACGATCGATGCCTGGAGTGAGAGCTACCCACTGAGCTATGACGAGCCGACCGATGGGAGCCTGGCACCTCAATGGGTCGTCGAACAGCTTTCGAAGCAATCCTCTCCAGATACCATCTGGGTATCCGGCGTCGGACAGCACCAGATGTGGGCCAGCCAGATCATTGACTTCGAGCGGGCACATACATGGGTCTCCTCAGGAGGCCTGGGAACGATGGGATACGGCCTTCCTGCAGCGATAGGAGCCGAAATCGGGTCGCAGCGCGACTTTGCCGGGAAAAAGCCAGTATGGCTCATCGATGGCGATGGCAGCTTCCAGATGACCTCCGAGGAATTGGCCGTAGCCTTCTTCGAGCACGCCCCGCTGAAGATCGCCATTCTGAACAACTCCGTGTACGGCATGGTTCGTCAATGGCAGACATTGTTCTATGAGAAGCATTACTCGAAGACGAATCTTGAAGATGGCCTCGCATCCGAGAACGATGATTCCATCGTGGACATCCCTGATTTCGTGACTTTGGCGAAGGCTTACGGTTGCGTGGGAATTCGTGCCTTCACCAAGGAGCAGGCCTTGGAAGCGATCGACATCGCCAACGCCACGAATGACCGCACCGTCATCATCGATTTCCGAGTATGGAAGGACGCGATGGTCTGGCCGATGGTTCCGGCCGGACGTTCGAACGACGATGTGATGTACAAGCCCGGCGTGATGCCACTGCGCTACTCACCCAATCAGGATGGAGAAGCCACGGAGACCGCGGCTGCGCCGGACTTGCCCAAGGCTGCAACGCCAACAACCAAGAATGAAGGCTGA